A genomic segment from Acuticoccus sediminis encodes:
- a CDS encoding SURF1 family protein, with protein MRRILLAVAIAGAFVILMGLGTWQLQRLAWKEALIAAAHERPGAAAVPAPGPDTWSGFAIDDWRYRRVTLTGTFGPREAYFWIALTEPNGPLSGAGAMVLTPFRTTDGWTVLVNRGFVPEDRRAPASRPGSEPPEGTVTVEGLVRRDDPPSFITPAPDAASRTFYARDIAAIAGALDAAPPVAPYQIDLVAEETPPGGLPQAGESRMTFTNNHLGYAFTWFGLGAALLGVTAAALWRRSGRRHGPHAAPSSE; from the coding sequence TTGAGGCGCATCCTCCTCGCCGTCGCCATTGCCGGGGCCTTCGTCATCCTGATGGGCCTCGGCACCTGGCAGCTTCAGCGCCTCGCCTGGAAGGAGGCGCTGATCGCCGCGGCCCACGAGCGCCCCGGCGCGGCGGCCGTCCCCGCCCCCGGGCCCGACACCTGGAGCGGCTTCGCGATCGACGACTGGCGCTACCGCCGTGTCACGCTCACCGGCACATTCGGCCCCCGCGAAGCGTATTTCTGGATCGCCCTGACCGAGCCGAACGGCCCCCTGAGCGGCGCCGGCGCGATGGTCCTCACCCCGTTCAGGACGACCGACGGCTGGACCGTCCTCGTGAACCGCGGCTTCGTGCCGGAAGATCGCCGCGCCCCGGCGAGCCGTCCGGGCTCGGAGCCGCCCGAGGGCACCGTCACCGTCGAGGGCCTCGTCCGCCGCGACGATCCGCCGAGCTTCATCACCCCCGCCCCCGATGCCGCGTCGCGCACCTTCTACGCGCGCGACATCGCGGCGATCGCCGGTGCGCTGGACGCCGCGCCCCCGGTCGCGCCCTACCAGATCGACCTCGTCGCCGAGGAGACGCCGCCCGGCGGCCTCCCGCAGGCAGGCGAGAGCCGCATGACGTTCACCAACAACCACCTCGGCTACGCGTTCACGTGGTTCGGCCTCGGAGCCGCGCTGCTGGGTGTCACCGCCGCGGCGCTCTGGCGCCGGAGCGGCCGCCGACACGGCCCCCACGCCGCCCCCTCCTCCGAGTAG
- a CDS encoding bifunctional riboflavin kinase/FAD synthetase has protein sequence MTGAAHPPRRSDAPLPLAELPAELTGGVVAIGNFDGVHRGHQTVLNAAIARGRPAVGLTFEPHPRAFFSKAPIFRLTPPEEKARVMAAVGLDAMVVVPFDEALARQSAEDFVAHVLVEQMGASAVVVGHDFKFGARRRGDGDLLAREGGRHGFATETVAPCSDGGVISSTRIREHLAAGDVTAAARLLGRRYAVTAEVRHGEKRGREMGYPTANQALDPASGLRHGIYAVRVLIDGEWRDGVASYGRRPTFDNGAPLLETYVFDYSGDLYGKALRVVFERYQRPEVAFRGMEELKVQIDRDADEARAALANLAPLSDVDAALNF, from the coding sequence GTGACCGGGGCCGCGCATCCGCCCCGTCGCAGCGACGCGCCGCTTCCGCTCGCCGAGCTCCCGGCGGAGCTGACGGGCGGGGTCGTCGCCATCGGCAACTTCGACGGGGTGCATCGCGGCCACCAGACGGTGCTGAACGCGGCGATCGCACGCGGCCGGCCGGCGGTGGGGCTGACGTTCGAGCCGCATCCGCGCGCCTTCTTCTCCAAGGCGCCGATCTTCCGCCTGACGCCGCCCGAGGAGAAGGCGCGGGTGATGGCCGCCGTCGGCCTCGATGCGATGGTCGTCGTCCCGTTCGACGAGGCGCTGGCCCGCCAGTCCGCCGAGGACTTCGTGGCGCATGTGCTGGTCGAGCAGATGGGCGCGTCCGCGGTGGTCGTCGGGCATGACTTCAAGTTCGGCGCCCGGCGGCGCGGCGACGGCGACCTGCTGGCCCGCGAGGGTGGGCGGCACGGCTTCGCGACGGAGACGGTGGCGCCCTGCAGCGACGGCGGCGTGATCTCCTCGACGCGCATCCGCGAGCATCTGGCGGCCGGCGACGTGACCGCCGCGGCGCGGCTCCTCGGCCGGCGCTACGCGGTGACGGCCGAGGTGCGGCACGGCGAGAAGCGCGGCCGCGAGATGGGCTATCCGACCGCCAACCAGGCACTGGACCCGGCGTCGGGCCTGCGCCACGGGATCTACGCCGTCCGGGTCCTGATCGACGGCGAATGGCGGGACGGCGTCGCGAGCTACGGCCGCCGCCCGACCTTCGACAACGGCGCCCCGCTGCTCGAGACGTACGTCTTCGACTATTCTGGCGATCTCTACGGCAAGGCGCTGCGGGTCGTGTTCGAGCGCTACCAGCGCCCCGAGGTCGCGTTCCGCGGCATGGAGGAGCTGAAGGTGCAGATCGACCGCGACGCGGATGAGGCCCGCGCGGCGCTCGCGAACCTCGCACCCCTCTCCGATGTCGACGCGGCGCTGAACTTCTAG
- a CDS encoding TIGR01459 family HAD-type hydrolase: protein MPIALSGLSAIADDYDAILCDVWGVLHDGIHAHLDAADALRRFREKGPVVLMTNAPRPSSAVRSHLASLGAGKDAYDAILSSGDVVIKTLAEKDARRIYHIGPDRDLGLYNDAMTLVSDPEAADAVVIAGLRDDTVETPDDYRDEMARIAASGTPVLCANPDIVVERGDELVWCAGALAKLVEAAGRDAIWIGKPHGLAYDAAREKIFAHRPDAGRILVIGDGLPTDIRGASNQGYDALFLTDGIHAREVGGTGTPDPELVAERLAKDGLDSRYYAPRLSW from the coding sequence ATGCCCATTGCGCTTTCCGGCCTGTCTGCCATCGCGGACGACTACGATGCGATCCTGTGTGACGTCTGGGGCGTTCTGCACGACGGCATCCACGCCCATCTCGACGCCGCCGACGCGCTGCGCCGCTTTCGCGAGAAGGGGCCGGTCGTCCTGATGACCAACGCGCCGCGCCCGTCGAGCGCCGTGCGCTCCCACCTCGCCTCGCTCGGCGCGGGCAAGGACGCCTACGACGCGATCCTGTCCTCCGGTGACGTCGTCATCAAGACGCTGGCCGAGAAGGACGCGCGGCGGATCTACCATATCGGGCCCGACCGCGACCTCGGCCTCTACAACGACGCGATGACCCTCGTCAGCGATCCAGAGGCGGCGGACGCGGTCGTCATCGCGGGCCTGCGGGACGACACCGTCGAGACGCCCGACGACTATCGCGACGAAATGGCGCGAATCGCGGCGAGCGGAACGCCCGTGCTGTGCGCCAACCCCGACATCGTGGTGGAGCGCGGAGACGAGCTCGTCTGGTGCGCCGGCGCGCTCGCCAAACTGGTCGAGGCGGCGGGGCGCGACGCGATCTGGATCGGCAAGCCGCACGGCCTCGCCTATGACGCGGCGCGGGAGAAGATCTTCGCCCACCGCCCGGACGCCGGGCGCATCCTGGTGATCGGCGACGGCCTGCCGACGGACATCCGCGGCGCCTCCAACCAGGGCTACGACGCGCTCTTCCTCACCGACGGCATTCACGCCCGCGAGGTGGGCGGCACCGGCACGCCCGACCCCGAGCTGGTCGCCGAGCGCCTCGCGAAGGACGGGCTCGATTCGCGCTATTATGCGCCGAGGCTGTCGTGGTGA
- the mutL gene encoding DNA mismatch repair endonuclease MutL: MSDASTITGPSVRRLDERLIDKIAAGEVVERPASAVKELVENALDAGARAIDVTAEAGGTALIRVADDGHGIRTGELELAVQRHCTSKLLDAAGLSAILTMGFRGEALPSIGAVARLSVVSRHADGDAASITVEGGRVGPVEPAARAIGTTVEVRDLFFATPARLKFLKSDRSESSAVSDTVKRLALSAPHVAFTLTLNGRRQEFPAGSPRQRARDVLGAEFADEAIDLDIERHGVRLIGHLGLPTSGRASSQYTYAFVNNRVVRDKLIAQAMRAGYQDVMARDRHPVAVMWITLDPALVDVNVHPAKADVRFQDANAVRGLIVTAIRRALAEAPATASRTVSSAALAALSARPTSSLVEDDDEPVGAPAGTPQGFSEPGTAYRSGPRSHARPSPMMYPPRGRAFHSAPPPPRTSAPAPGEWVPGHDDAAGEPAGDHPLGAAVAQVHGNYILAQTSDGLVVVDQHAAHERIVYEALKASAATREPAAQGLLIPEVVELPVEDVDRLAEHAGTFARLGLTLEPFGAGAVVVRETPAALGNFDIARLVRTLADEIADWGSAGALEARLDHAAATMACYGSVRSGRQLKVDEMNALLRQIETTPSAGQCNHGRPTFVSLTLAEIEKLFERR, translated from the coding sequence GTGAGCGATGCCTCGACCATCACCGGTCCCAGCGTCCGGCGGCTCGACGAGCGGCTGATCGACAAGATCGCCGCCGGCGAGGTCGTCGAGCGGCCCGCGAGCGCCGTCAAGGAGCTGGTCGAGAACGCGCTCGACGCCGGTGCCCGCGCGATCGACGTCACCGCGGAGGCGGGGGGCACCGCCCTCATCCGCGTCGCCGACGACGGCCACGGCATCCGCACCGGAGAGCTGGAGCTCGCGGTTCAGCGCCACTGCACGTCCAAGCTCCTCGACGCGGCCGGGCTCTCCGCGATCCTCACCATGGGCTTCCGCGGCGAGGCGCTGCCCTCCATCGGCGCCGTCGCGCGGCTCTCCGTCGTCAGTCGCCACGCCGACGGCGACGCGGCGTCGATCACCGTCGAAGGCGGCCGCGTCGGCCCGGTGGAGCCCGCCGCCCGCGCGATCGGCACCACCGTCGAGGTGCGCGACCTCTTCTTCGCGACCCCGGCGCGGCTCAAGTTCCTGAAGTCCGACCGGTCCGAATCGTCCGCCGTGTCCGACACGGTGAAGCGCCTCGCGCTGTCCGCCCCGCACGTCGCCTTCACGCTCACCCTCAACGGACGCCGGCAGGAGTTCCCGGCCGGGTCGCCCCGCCAGCGCGCCCGCGACGTACTCGGCGCCGAGTTCGCCGACGAGGCCATCGACCTCGACATCGAGCGCCACGGGGTGCGGCTGATCGGCCATCTGGGGCTGCCGACCTCCGGCCGGGCGTCGAGCCAGTACACCTACGCGTTCGTCAACAACCGCGTGGTGCGCGACAAGCTGATCGCCCAGGCGATGCGGGCGGGATACCAGGACGTCATGGCCCGCGACCGTCACCCGGTGGCGGTCATGTGGATCACGCTCGACCCGGCGCTGGTGGACGTCAACGTCCACCCGGCGAAGGCGGACGTGCGCTTCCAGGACGCCAACGCCGTGCGCGGGCTGATCGTCACGGCGATCCGCCGGGCCCTCGCCGAGGCGCCGGCCACCGCGTCGCGCACCGTCTCCTCCGCGGCGCTCGCCGCCCTCTCCGCCCGCCCCACGTCCTCGCTGGTCGAGGACGACGACGAGCCTGTCGGCGCGCCGGCGGGAACGCCGCAGGGCTTTTCCGAGCCGGGCACCGCCTACCGGAGCGGCCCGCGCAGCCACGCGCGCCCGTCGCCGATGATGTACCCGCCGCGCGGGCGCGCCTTCCACTCCGCGCCGCCCCCGCCGCGCACCAGCGCTCCCGCGCCCGGCGAGTGGGTCCCCGGCCACGACGACGCCGCCGGGGAGCCGGCCGGGGACCACCCCCTCGGCGCCGCCGTGGCGCAGGTCCACGGCAACTACATCCTCGCCCAGACCTCGGACGGGCTCGTCGTCGTCGACCAGCACGCGGCGCATGAACGCATCGTCTACGAGGCGCTGAAGGCGTCCGCCGCGACGCGGGAGCCGGCCGCGCAGGGGCTCCTGATCCCCGAGGTGGTCGAGCTTCCGGTCGAGGACGTCGACCGCCTCGCCGAGCACGCCGGGACGTTCGCCCGCCTCGGCCTCACTCTTGAACCGTTCGGCGCCGGCGCCGTCGTGGTGCGCGAGACCCCCGCGGCACTGGGCAACTTCGATATCGCCAGACTGGTCAGGACGCTCGCCGACGAGATCGCCGACTGGGGGAGCGCCGGGGCCCTGGAGGCGCGGCTCGACCATGCCGCCGCGACGATGGCGTGCTACGGTTCGGTCCGTTCCGGCCGGCAGCTCAAGGTGGACGAGATGAACGCGCTCCTGCGTCAGATCGAGACCACCCCGTCGGCCGGGCAGTGCAACCACGGCCGGCCGACCTTCGTGTCGCTCACGCTGGCCGAGATCGAGAAGCTGTTCGAGCGCCGATGA
- a CDS encoding YbgC/FadM family acyl-CoA thioesterase, translating into MSTTFATEVRVYFEDTDFSGRVYHGAYIRFLERGRTELLRASGLDHAALAAQDPPIYFTLRRIDVTFHGPAVIDDLLTIETSPIEAGRANFLLDQRILRESTRLVSARAELCLIDARGRPQRPSPEVRAALSPTPV; encoded by the coding sequence ATGAGCACCACCTTCGCCACCGAGGTCCGGGTCTACTTCGAGGACACGGATTTTTCCGGCCGCGTCTATCATGGCGCCTACATCCGCTTCCTGGAGCGCGGCCGCACCGAACTCCTGCGCGCCTCGGGGCTCGACCATGCCGCCCTCGCCGCGCAGGATCCCCCCATCTATTTCACGCTGCGACGGATTGACGTCACCTTCCACGGCCCCGCCGTGATCGACGACCTCCTCACCATCGAGACGTCGCCGATCGAGGCGGGACGGGCCAACTTCCTGTTGGATCAGCGGATTTTGCGCGAGTCGACGCGCCTCGTCTCGGCCCGGGCGGAGCTGTGCCTGATCGACGCGCGTGGTCGGCCGCAGCGCCCCTCGCCCGAAGTGCGTGCCGCGCTATCTCCCACTCCCGTCTGA
- the tolQ gene encoding protein TolQ translates to MGDEFSLVSLFLQAHIVVKLVMLGLILASCWCWAIIFYKIVSFRRIRSRIVAFEDDFWSGQSLEELYQKREDEDPDGVAAVFVAAMREWKKSHEGNRPALSSLADRIDRVMNMTLAREGEQMERGLMVLASVGSAAPFIGLFGTVWGIMSSFQSIAASDSTNLAVVAPGIAEALLATAMGLLAAIPATIFYNKLATDVGRISGQMEGFADEFLAILSREIDERR, encoded by the coding sequence ATGGGTGACGAATTCTCTTTGGTGTCGCTGTTCCTACAGGCGCACATCGTCGTCAAACTGGTGATGCTCGGCCTGATCCTGGCCTCGTGCTGGTGTTGGGCGATCATCTTCTACAAGATCGTTTCGTTCCGGCGGATCCGCTCGCGGATCGTCGCCTTCGAGGACGACTTCTGGTCCGGCCAGTCGCTGGAGGAACTGTACCAGAAGCGCGAGGACGAGGATCCGGACGGGGTCGCGGCGGTCTTCGTCGCGGCGATGCGCGAATGGAAGAAGAGCCACGAGGGCAACCGCCCCGCGCTCTCCTCGCTCGCCGACCGGATCGACCGCGTGATGAACATGACGCTGGCCCGCGAGGGCGAGCAGATGGAGCGCGGCCTGATGGTCCTCGCCTCGGTCGGCTCGGCGGCGCCCTTTATCGGCCTCTTTGGCACGGTATGGGGCATCATGAGTTCGTTCCAGTCGATCGCCGCGTCCGATTCCACCAACCTCGCCGTGGTGGCCCCCGGTATCGCCGAAGCGCTGCTCGCGACCGCCATGGGTCTGCTGGCCGCCATCCCGGCCACCATTTTCTACAACAAGCTCGCAACCGACGTGGGCCGTATCTCCGGTCAGATGGAGGGATTTGCCGATGAGTTCCTGGCAATCCTCTCGCGGGAGATCGATGAACGGCGTTAG
- a CDS encoding ExbD/TolR family protein: MGMSSPSGARRTGRGRRRARFQPMSEINVTPFVDVMLVLLIIFMVAAPLLTVGVPIDLPESQANPIEGRTDPINISITPEGAIYVNEAEVAITQLVDRLGQETAGNLEERIQVRGDASANYGIIMRVMGRLNRAGYNRLALVTTEEPS; this comes from the coding sequence ATGGGGATGAGTAGCCCCTCCGGGGCCCGTCGCACCGGCCGTGGCCGGCGTCGCGCCCGCTTCCAGCCAATGAGCGAGATCAACGTCACGCCGTTCGTCGACGTGATGCTGGTGCTGCTCATCATCTTCATGGTGGCCGCGCCGCTGCTGACGGTGGGCGTGCCCATCGACCTGCCGGAGAGCCAGGCGAACCCGATCGAGGGCCGCACGGACCCGATCAACATCTCCATCACGCCCGAGGGCGCGATCTACGTGAACGAGGCCGAGGTCGCGATCACGCAGCTCGTCGACCGCCTCGGCCAGGAGACCGCGGGCAACCTCGAGGAGCGCATCCAGGTGCGCGGCGACGCGTCGGCCAACTACGGCATCATCATGCGCGTGATGGGCCGGCTGAACCGCGCCGGCTATAACCGCCTCGCCCTCGTGACGACCGAGGAACCGAGCTGA
- the tolB gene encoding Tol-Pal system beta propeller repeat protein TolB, giving the protein MLSRIKLYVATLAKPILAAAAVVATLSSPASALVSIEVTGGDVRPLPIAIPYFTSQTGDQLGQQISQVVMDDLVGSGLFAAVDRSLYQPPVVGVEVVPMFADWRAIGAEALVTGSVVQAGGGQLRVEFRLWDPLQEQQVVGQQFTTTPDNWRRVAHIVADAIYERLTGEAGYFDTRMVFVAESGPKNARVKRLAIMDYDGANLSYLTDGKTLVLTPRFSPAGQYVTYMSYEGAQPQVFLLDLETGKRQLLSKQGNMSFAPRFSPDGSTVVMSLQEGGNANIFAMSLRGGAPRRLTSTPAIDTGPSYSPDGSRIVFESDRGGTQQLYVMNADGSNQQRISFGEGRYSTPVWSPKGDLIAFTKQAQGRFAIGVMRPDGSDERILTSGFHNEGPTWAPNGRVIAFFRDSGGPNGGPGIWTVNVTGRNERQLRLNTFASDPAWSPKR; this is encoded by the coding sequence ATGCTCTCGCGCATCAAGCTATACGTGGCGACATTGGCCAAGCCGATCCTGGCGGCCGCGGCCGTGGTGGCAACACTGTCGTCACCGGCGAGCGCGCTCGTATCGATCGAGGTGACCGGCGGCGACGTCCGTCCGCTCCCCATCGCGATCCCCTACTTCACCAGCCAGACCGGCGACCAGCTCGGTCAGCAGATCTCGCAGGTGGTGATGGACGACCTCGTCGGGTCGGGCCTCTTCGCCGCCGTGGACCGCAGCCTGTACCAGCCGCCCGTCGTCGGCGTCGAGGTGGTGCCGATGTTCGCCGACTGGCGCGCGATCGGCGCCGAGGCGCTGGTAACCGGCTCGGTCGTCCAGGCCGGCGGCGGCCAGCTCCGCGTCGAGTTCCGGCTGTGGGACCCGCTGCAGGAACAGCAGGTGGTCGGCCAGCAGTTCACGACCACGCCGGACAACTGGCGCCGCGTCGCCCACATCGTCGCCGACGCGATCTACGAGCGCCTCACCGGCGAGGCCGGCTACTTCGACACCCGCATGGTGTTCGTCGCCGAGTCCGGTCCGAAGAACGCCCGCGTGAAGCGCCTCGCGATCATGGACTATGACGGCGCCAACCTCAGCTACCTGACCGACGGCAAGACGCTGGTGCTCACCCCGCGCTTCAGCCCGGCCGGCCAGTACGTGACCTACATGAGCTACGAGGGCGCCCAGCCGCAGGTCTTCCTGCTCGACCTCGAGACGGGCAAGCGCCAGCTCCTCTCCAAGCAGGGCAACATGAGCTTCGCGCCGCGCTTCTCGCCGGACGGCTCCACGGTGGTGATGAGCCTGCAGGAGGGCGGCAACGCCAACATCTTCGCGATGAGCCTCCGGGGCGGCGCACCGCGCCGGCTGACCAGCACCCCGGCCATCGACACCGGCCCGTCCTACTCTCCCGACGGCTCGCGAATCGTCTTCGAGAGCGACCGGGGCGGCACGCAGCAGCTCTACGTGATGAACGCGGACGGCTCGAACCAGCAGCGCATCTCGTTCGGCGAGGGGCGCTACTCGACGCCGGTGTGGTCCCCGAAGGGCGATCTCATCGCCTTCACCAAGCAGGCTCAGGGGCGCTTTGCCATCGGCGTGATGCGCCCGGACGGCTCGGACGAGCGCATCCTCACCTCCGGCTTCCACAACGAGGGCCCGACCTGGGCGCCGAACGGGCGCGTGATCGCCTTCTTCCGCGATTCGGGCGGCCCCAACGGCGGACCGGGCATCTGGACGGTGAACGTGACCGGCCGCAACGAGCGGCAGCTCCGCCTCAACACCTTCGCCTCAGACCCCGCCTGGTCGCCCAAGCGCTGA
- a CDS encoding M48 family metallopeptidase has translation MGRHVDWRDLTDWKTGLRAAADGARAMTRRYAGRRSPVVAAKPDLPQREEITVDLPDGPAVVELRRASRARRMTLRVPPGGASPIVTIPVRAPIGSAERFVRGQAGWLAARLAERSPVVSFAEGAIIPLRGEDHEIRGTGRIRGTVSVEETEDDGRLLWVPGAPEHVARRLSTWLKAEARADLEAAVAVYAAKVGKRPSMMKVKDTRAQWGSCSPSGVLSFSWRLVLAPPFVLQYVAAHEVAHLVELNHSAAFWRLNARLDPNHEAARAWLKRNGRMLHAIGAD, from the coding sequence ATGGGGCGGCACGTGGACTGGCGAGACCTCACCGACTGGAAGACCGGGCTGCGCGCCGCTGCGGACGGGGCGCGGGCGATGACGCGACGCTACGCGGGCCGGCGCTCGCCGGTCGTCGCGGCCAAGCCGGACTTGCCGCAGCGCGAGGAGATCACGGTCGACCTTCCGGACGGGCCGGCGGTCGTGGAGCTGCGCCGGGCCTCCCGCGCGCGGCGCATGACCCTGCGCGTGCCGCCGGGCGGGGCCTCTCCCATCGTCACCATCCCGGTGCGCGCGCCCATCGGCAGCGCCGAGCGATTCGTGCGCGGGCAGGCCGGCTGGCTCGCCGCGCGCCTCGCCGAGCGCAGCCCCGTCGTCTCCTTCGCGGAGGGCGCCATCATCCCGCTACGCGGCGAGGACCACGAGATCCGCGGCACCGGCCGCATCCGCGGCACGGTATCGGTCGAGGAGACCGAGGACGACGGGCGCCTCCTGTGGGTCCCCGGCGCGCCTGAACACGTGGCGCGCCGCCTCTCCACCTGGCTGAAGGCGGAGGCGCGGGCCGACCTCGAGGCCGCGGTCGCGGTCTACGCCGCGAAGGTCGGCAAGCGGCCGTCGATGATGAAGGTGAAGGACACCCGGGCGCAGTGGGGCTCGTGCAGCCCGTCGGGCGTCCTGTCGTTCTCCTGGCGACTGGTGCTGGCGCCGCCGTTCGTCCTGCAGTACGTGGCCGCCCACGAGGTGGCCCACCTCGTCGAGCTGAACCACTCGGCGGCGTTCTGGCGCCTCAACGCCCGGCTCGACCCGAACCACGAAGCGGCCCGCGCCTGGCTGAAGCGCAACGGCCGCATGCTCCACGCCATCGGCGCCGACTGA
- a CDS encoding ABC transporter ATP-binding protein — protein sequence MPESLLSIEDLSVAFRQEGRTQLAVDHVSLQVAPGETLAVVGESGSGKSVTALSVARLLPYPAASHPSGRIMFKGRDLLSLSDREMQKVRGNDITMIFQEPMTSLNPLHVVEKQIGEILKIHQGLGERAARARTLELLHAVGIANPEERLKSYPHQLSGGQRQRVMIAMALANEPDLLIADEPTTALDVTVQAQILTLLKEVQARAGMGMMFITHDLGIVRSIADRVAVMTAGKVVETGRTEAVFQNPQHAYTRHLLAAEPKGTAPLPDMNAPIIVQTDDLKVWFPVRRGVLRRTVGHVKAVDGIDVTVRRGETLGIVGESGSGKSTLGFAILRLISSEGRIVFMGEEIDKHSWSKMRPMRSKMQIVFQDPFGSLSPRMSVGSIIAEGLTIHSGLTAAEREERVVTALEEVGLDPEMRNRYPHEFSGGQRQRIAIARALVLEPDLIVLDEPTSALDRSVQAQVVDLLREVQKAHDLTFLFISHDLQVVRALANEVLVMKAGKVVERGPTAQIFDAPETDYTKALMAAALHHKATPGAAVAD from the coding sequence TTGCCAGAGTCCCTCCTCTCCATCGAAGACCTCTCCGTCGCCTTCCGGCAGGAGGGCCGCACCCAGCTCGCGGTCGACCACGTCTCGCTCCAGGTGGCGCCGGGGGAGACGCTCGCGGTGGTGGGCGAATCGGGGTCCGGCAAGTCGGTGACGGCGCTGTCGGTCGCACGGCTCCTGCCGTACCCGGCCGCGTCGCATCCGTCGGGCCGGATCATGTTCAAGGGCCGCGATCTCCTCAGCCTCTCCGACCGGGAGATGCAGAAGGTCCGCGGCAACGACATCACCATGATCTTCCAGGAGCCGATGACCTCGCTCAATCCGCTCCACGTGGTGGAGAAGCAGATCGGCGAGATCCTGAAGATCCACCAGGGCCTCGGCGAGCGCGCCGCACGCGCCCGCACGCTGGAGCTTCTGCACGCCGTCGGCATCGCCAATCCCGAGGAGCGGCTGAAGAGCTACCCGCACCAGCTCTCCGGCGGCCAGCGCCAGCGCGTCATGATCGCGATGGCCCTCGCCAACGAGCCGGACCTCCTCATCGCCGACGAGCCGACGACCGCGCTCGACGTGACCGTCCAGGCGCAGATCCTGACGCTCCTGAAGGAGGTGCAGGCCCGCGCCGGAATGGGGATGATGTTCATCACCCACGACCTCGGCATCGTGCGCTCCATCGCCGACCGCGTCGCCGTCATGACCGCCGGCAAGGTGGTCGAGACCGGCCGCACCGAGGCGGTGTTCCAGAACCCGCAGCACGCCTACACCCGCCATCTCCTGGCGGCCGAGCCGAAGGGCACCGCCCCGCTGCCGGACATGAACGCCCCGATCATCGTCCAGACCGACGACCTCAAGGTCTGGTTCCCCGTCCGCCGGGGCGTCCTGCGCCGCACGGTCGGCCACGTGAAGGCGGTGGACGGCATCGACGTCACGGTGCGCCGGGGCGAGACGCTGGGGATCGTGGGCGAATCGGGGTCGGGCAAGTCGACCCTCGGATTCGCGATCCTGCGCCTCATCTCCTCGGAGGGGCGCATCGTCTTCATGGGCGAGGAGATCGACAAGCACTCCTGGTCGAAGATGCGGCCGATGCGCTCGAAGATGCAGATCGTCTTCCAGGATCCCTTCGGGTCGCTGTCGCCGCGCATGTCGGTCGGGTCGATCATCGCCGAGGGGCTGACGATCCACTCCGGCCTCACCGCCGCCGAGCGGGAGGAGCGGGTCGTCACCGCGCTCGAGGAGGTCGGCCTCGACCCCGAGATGCGCAACCGCTACCCGCACGAGTTCTCCGGCGGCCAGCGCCAGCGCATCGCCATCGCCCGCGCGCTGGTGCTGGAGCCCGACCTCATCGTCCTCGACGAGCCGACCAGCGCGCTCGACCGGTCGGTCCAGGCCCAGGTCGTCGACCTGCTGCGCGAGGTGCAGAAGGCGCACGACCTGACCTTCCTGTTCATCAGCCACGATCTGCAGGTGGTCCGGGCGCTCGCCAACGAAGTTCTGGTGATGAAGGCGGGAAAGGTTGTCGAACGCGGTCCGACCGCCCAGATCTTCGACGCACCTGAGACCGACTACACCAAGGCGCTGATGGCGGCCGCCCTCCACCACAAGGCGACGCCCGGTGCCGCGGTCGCGGACTGA
- a CDS encoding carboxypeptidase-like regulatory domain-containing protein: protein MRTRRILGPLTRLAPVHLSLAAAIALTPAGATAQELRGKVVTAEGIGIPYGRISICGNGHCTSAVTNRDGFFRADSVPPGQYTVEVPGRSGTVRRPLTVTGDSNLKVLQAD, encoded by the coding sequence ATGCGAACTAGACGCATCCTCGGCCCGCTCACGCGACTGGCGCCCGTGCACCTGTCCCTCGCCGCGGCGATTGCGCTCACCCCGGCCGGCGCCACCGCGCAGGAGCTGCGCGGCAAGGTGGTGACGGCGGAGGGCATCGGGATCCCCTACGGCCGCATCTCGATCTGCGGCAACGGGCATTGCACCTCCGCCGTGACCAACCGTGACGGCTTCTTCCGGGCCGACTCGGTTCCGCCCGGCCAGTACACCGTCGAGGTGCCCGGCCGGAGCGGCACGGTCCGGCGCCCGCTGACCGTGACGGGGGACAGCAATCTGAAGGTCCTGCAGGCGGACTGA